One segment of Solanum stenotomum isolate F172 chromosome 1, ASM1918654v1, whole genome shotgun sequence DNA contains the following:
- the LOC125869152 gene encoding uncharacterized protein LOC125869152: MVKREGGRRAYRFDHEGFNSGDIVWGHCPAWPAIVLDSETQAPQLSCYWNRMCHVLWLLWKWHAKGKTYLLCIMQTPTMQKYPSDRSMKNGVSTKMTHFHEQDYAWIRRGVLFPFMEHVDRL, translated from the exons ATGGTGAAGCGGGAGGGAGGGAGGAGAGCTTATAGGTTTGATCATGAGGGTTTTAATTCAGGTGACATAGTTTGGGGACATTGTCCTGCTTGGCCGGCAATTGTACTTGATTCAGAAACACAAGCTCCTCAATTATCGTGTTACTGGAACAGGATGTGTCATGTTCTTTGGCTACTATGGAAATGGCACGCAAAGGGTAAAACTTATCTTTTGTGCATTATGCAGACTCCCACTATGCAAAAGTATCCAAGTGATAGAAGTATGAAGAATGGTGTATCTACTAAGATGACACATTTTCATGAGCAGGATTATGCATGGATTAGACGCGGGGTGCTATTTCCATTTATGGAACATGTAGACAG GTTATAG